From a region of the Bacteroidales bacterium genome:
- a CDS encoding phenylalanine--tRNA ligase subunit beta codes for MKISYNWLKEYVHLDLAPEEAARILTNTGLEVESIEKFESLKGGLKGVVISEVKSCAKHPDADKLSVTTVDVGGGVILPVVCGAPNVAAGQKVVVATVGTTIYMGDKSFEIKKAKIRGEVSEGMICAEDELGLGTSHEGIMVLPADAEVGTPASEYFQIEEDYVFEVGLTPNRTDAMSHIGVARDLIASLNLRSATDPLRLFMPDEGSFIPDNNSRPFEVIIEDEEACPRYSGVTMTGVEVKESPEWLKNRLLAIGLRPINNLVDISNYILHETGHPNHFFDADKIAGGKVIIKKEPKGTMFTTLDEVERELSGEDLMICDEEKGMCMAGVFGGMHSGVTESTKNIFIESAFFDPKTIRKTARYHGLNTDSSFRFERGADPNATVYVLKLAAMMVKRIAGGTIASEIVDVYPKPIKKKMVKLQYNNVNRLIGQVIPTDKIKDILVWLGMEPHCETEEGLLVDVPTFKADVTREADVIEEILRIYGYNNIEIPAQLRSSLSHIEKPDAEQLQNIIADYLAGNGFYETMNNSLTRGGYAEKLGIYTEENNVKILNPLSADLNVMRQSLITSGLETILYNLNRKNLNLKLFEFGKVYAKGKGKEGKNPLDKYHEAKHLAIFVTGKVNNESWYQQEKEADFFFLKNIVYNILKRLGLDESRFAQEQVSGLVLETGVRLSLNNKTVVDFGLMSKKLLHQFDIRQAVFMANFNWDLILQAMKQHKVTYKAVTKFPEVRRDLALVVDQEVEFETLKKIAFDAEKYLLKQVSLFDVYEGEKIGQGKKSYALSFILQDEEKTLTDKEIDKTMAKILRLFETKANAVLR; via the coding sequence ATGAAAATTTCCTATAACTGGCTCAAAGAGTACGTGCATCTTGATCTTGCGCCGGAAGAAGCAGCCCGGATACTTACCAACACCGGTCTTGAGGTGGAGAGCATCGAGAAGTTTGAAAGCCTGAAGGGTGGGTTGAAAGGTGTGGTGATTAGCGAGGTGAAGAGCTGCGCCAAGCACCCGGATGCCGACAAACTGAGTGTGACCACCGTGGATGTTGGCGGCGGCGTGATCCTGCCTGTCGTTTGCGGAGCGCCCAACGTGGCTGCCGGGCAAAAGGTGGTGGTGGCCACTGTTGGTACTACAATCTACATGGGCGACAAATCCTTTGAGATCAAAAAGGCAAAGATACGCGGCGAGGTTTCCGAAGGGATGATCTGCGCCGAGGATGAGTTGGGTTTAGGGACTTCCCACGAAGGGATCATGGTGCTGCCGGCCGATGCTGAAGTTGGAACGCCTGCAAGTGAATATTTCCAGATCGAGGAAGATTATGTTTTTGAAGTCGGCCTTACGCCCAACCGCACCGACGCCATGTCGCATATCGGCGTGGCCCGCGACCTGATTGCCTCGCTGAACCTGCGAAGCGCCACCGATCCGCTCAGGTTGTTTATGCCGGATGAGGGGAGTTTTATACCAGACAACAACAGCCGGCCGTTTGAAGTCATCATCGAAGATGAGGAGGCTTGTCCGAGGTATTCCGGCGTGACCATGACCGGCGTTGAAGTGAAGGAGTCGCCGGAGTGGCTCAAAAACCGGCTGCTGGCCATCGGCCTCCGCCCCATCAACAACCTGGTTGACATCAGCAATTACATTTTGCACGAAACCGGCCATCCCAACCACTTTTTCGATGCCGACAAAATTGCCGGCGGCAAGGTGATCATCAAAAAAGAACCCAAAGGGACAATGTTTACCACGCTGGACGAAGTGGAACGCGAGCTTTCGGGCGAAGACCTGATGATTTGCGACGAAGAAAAGGGAATGTGCATGGCCGGCGTTTTTGGCGGGATGCACTCCGGAGTGACCGAAAGCACAAAGAATATTTTTATCGAAAGCGCCTTTTTCGACCCGAAAACCATCCGGAAAACAGCCCGCTACCACGGACTGAACACCGATTCGTCGTTCCGTTTCGAGCGTGGCGCAGACCCCAATGCTACCGTTTATGTCCTTAAACTGGCAGCGATGATGGTCAAAAGGATTGCCGGCGGAACCATCGCTTCGGAGATCGTGGACGTTTATCCAAAGCCCATTAAGAAGAAAATGGTGAAGCTACAGTATAACAATGTAAACCGGCTGATCGGGCAGGTCATTCCTACCGATAAAATCAAAGATATCCTGGTGTGGCTGGGCATGGAACCGCATTGCGAAACCGAAGAGGGGCTGCTGGTGGATGTTCCTACCTTCAAAGCCGACGTGACCCGCGAAGCCGATGTGATTGAGGAAATCCTCCGCATCTATGGCTATAACAATATCGAAATCCCGGCACAGTTGCGCTCCTCGCTCTCACACATCGAAAAGCCCGATGCCGAGCAATTGCAGAATATTATTGCCGATTACCTGGCCGGCAACGGTTTTTATGAAACCATGAACAACTCCCTTACACGGGGAGGCTATGCTGAAAAACTGGGGATTTATACCGAAGAAAACAATGTCAAAATTCTCAATCCCCTCAGCGCCGACCTGAACGTGATGCGGCAAAGCCTGATTACTTCTGGGTTGGAAACCATCCTTTACAACCTGAACCGTAAAAATCTCAACCTGAAACTTTTTGAGTTTGGAAAAGTTTATGCTAAGGGAAAGGGAAAAGAGGGGAAAAATCCGCTGGATAAATACCACGAAGCCAAACACCTGGCCATTTTTGTAACCGGAAAGGTGAACAACGAGAGCTGGTACCAGCAGGAAAAAGAGGCCGATTTCTTTTTCCTGAAAAATATTGTTTACAACATCCTGAAGCGGCTCGGCCTGGATGAAAGCCGCTTTGCACAGGAGCAGGTTTCGGGGCTGGTTCTGGAGACGGGCGTTCGCCTGTCGCTGAACAACAAAACGGTTGTGGATTTTGGGTTGATGAGCAAAAAGCTGCTGCATCAGTTCGATATCCGCCAGGCAGTTTTTATGGCCAACTTCAACTGGGATTTGATTTTGCAGGCCATGAAGCAGCATAAAGTCACCTACAAGGCGGTGACAAAATTCCCCGAAGTCCGCCGCGACCTCGCTTTAGTGGTGGATCAGGAGGTTGAATTTGAAACTTTGAAAAAGATCGCCTTCGACGCGGAAAAATATTTGCTGAAACAAGTCAGCCTTTTTGACGTGTATGAAGGGGAAAAAATCGGCCAGGGGAAAAAATCGTACGCTTTAAGCTTCATCCTGCAGGATGAAGAAAAAACCCTTACTGATAAAGAGATTGATAAAACAATGGCTAAAATTCTCAGGCTATTTGAAACAAAAGCTAATGCGGTACTCAGGTAG